One genomic region from Leptolyngbyaceae cyanobacterium JSC-12 encodes:
- a CDS encoding plastocyanin (IMG reference gene:2510095997~PFAM: Copper binding proteins, plastocyanin/azurin family~TIGRFAM: plastocyanin), translating into MKLITSIAKGLCLAFAAVSLVVCSLFISVAPAAAETFTVKMGADNGMLAFEPSKLTVKPGDTVKWVINKVPPHNVVFDVSSVPGSDKALATSLSHKKLEMAPGASFELTIPADAPVGEYTYYCEPHRGAGMVGKITVAG; encoded by the coding sequence ATGAAATTAATCACTTCTATTGCAAAAGGCCTTTGTCTAGCCTTTGCTGCTGTTTCACTGGTTGTTTGTAGCCTCTTTATCTCCGTCGCTCCCGCAGCCGCTGAAACCTTTACTGTGAAAATGGGTGCAGACAATGGCATGCTCGCTTTCGAGCCATCAAAGTTAACAGTTAAACCTGGTGACACTGTGAAGTGGGTCATCAACAAAGTGCCCCCCCACAACGTTGTTTTTGATGTATCCTCTGTCCCTGGTAGCGATAAAGCCCTGGCAACTTCTCTGTCTCATAAAAAGTTAGAAATGGCTCCTGGTGCTAGCTTCGAGCTAACCATCCCCGCTGATGCCCCTGTAGGTGAATACACTTACTACTGTGAGCCTCATCGGGGTGCTGGAATGGTTGGGAAGATTACCGTCGCTGGTTAG
- a CDS encoding cytochrome c, mono- and diheme variants family (IMG reference gene:2510095998~PFAM: Cytochrome c~manually curated): MKKLIRSLFFAIACWLAFFHSPAYAVDISNGAKIFNANCSACHVGGNNVIISGKTLKKDALEKYGMNSLEAIKAQVTNGKNAMPAFKSRLDQTQIEDVAAFVLSQSAKGWQ; the protein is encoded by the coding sequence TTGAAAAAGCTGATACGCTCGTTGTTTTTCGCGATCGCCTGCTGGCTTGCTTTTTTCCATTCACCAGCCTATGCAGTAGACATCAGCAACGGAGCCAAGATCTTTAATGCAAATTGTTCAGCATGCCATGTTGGCGGAAACAACGTTATTATCTCCGGCAAAACTTTGAAGAAGGATGCGCTGGAGAAGTATGGGATGAACTCTTTAGAGGCAATTAAAGCCCAGGTGACAAACGGTAAAAATGCCATGCCTGCTTTTAAGAGTCGCCTAGATCAAACGCAAATCGAAGACGTTGCAGCCTTTGTATTGAGCCAATCTGCAAAAGGTTGGCAGTAA